A stretch of Lathyrus oleraceus cultivar Zhongwan6 chromosome 6, CAAS_Psat_ZW6_1.0, whole genome shotgun sequence DNA encodes these proteins:
- the LOC127097173 gene encoding uncharacterized protein LOC127097173 isoform X2, producing MMDNYDDSVGVDLNNVHYADLSEDEYIGDENVNDVVSSGHQSSNDEDNVNNEDDEESVGAEWLNSQTIIGDRLVSINSITSDEISAMEFGNVSEAYEFYYRYEKCKGFSIRKSNVRQRGSEGSEIIVMRKFVYNKHELGEKKHFSRVDRKRDR from the exons ATG ATGGATAACTACGATGATTCTGTTGGTGTTGATTTGAACAATGTCCATTACGCTGATTTATCCGAAGATGAGTATATTggtgatgaaaatgttaatgATGTTGTATCTAGTGGACATCAAAGTTCAAATGATGAAGACAATGTTAATAATGAAGATGATGAGGAATCAGTTGGAGCAGAGTGGTTAAATAGCCAAACGATTATAGGTGATAGATTGGTGAGTATTAATTCCATTACTTCAGATGAAATTTCTGCTATGGAATTTGGAAATGTGAGTGAAGCTTATGAATTTTATTATAGGTATGAAAAATGTAAGGGTTTTTCCATTAGGAAAAGCAATGTTAGGCAAAGAGGGTCCGAAGGTAGTGAAATAATAGTAATGAGGAAGTTTGTATATAACAAACATGAATTAGGAGAAAAGAAGCACTTTTCTAGGGTAGATAGGAAAAGAGATCGCTGA
- the LOC127096200 gene encoding uncharacterized protein LOC127096200, whose amino-acid sequence MAQRNLIVSIHSEGSLFTDESEGFSFCNTNVTMFKIHINSDYHHLKDRIEKKLQRYVEDIIYLQPLFNGDDNTVFHIMTPIKTDEDVRSMFQCHVTLSQLPSIEIYVRLVDNLEEQPSDNVEEQPSHNENPCYPTQSVQSHDYAISQAINEEPTQNNEPFIPNEEVGENSEDDLEEVRFEDLFGVSDDDGNEDIFDTPVVALRAQPISLYNPPAHMQNISLDDAEPISIFGSFIPTHNFDEIEEGIEYEDKEECLRALQQWHIKRSLDFSVVKSDSVRFVIKCRNSTCNFKCRVSLRKGNSRWRVGKSSGPHTCTTTSMSQDHTKLSSEMISKSIMELVNRDASLKVKVIIAHVVEKYRYIISYKKAWIAKCKAVESLYGNWETSYNDLPQWILVMKTYLPGTIIELQTLPVISNDGSYLGDQRIFHRLFWAFRPCIRGFAYCKPIVQVDGTWLYGKYRGTLLMAVAQDGNGNIFSIAFALVESETKEAWSFFLKNLRMHVTPQANLCLISDRHESIKSAYNNPENGWQFPPSSRVYCIRHIAQNIMREIKDKDLRKIVVNMGYALTEATFNYYRGEIRRTNNDALSWIDNIPREKWARAFDGGQRWGHMTTNLAEAMNAVLKETRNLPITALVKSTHYRLGSLFGKRGHQWTKMLASGQVFTDNCNKGMAEEVIKANTHNVMQFDRERFYFMVQEKINHNDGQPTGTFSVDLRKQHCDCGKFQAFHLPCSHVIAVCSSIRQDYSIHIPDVFKIRNVFKVYQESFLGLPHEEN is encoded by the coding sequence ATGGCTCAAAGAAATTTAATTGTTTCTATCCATTCCGAAGGATCACTTTTCACAGATGAAAGTGAGGGATTCTCATTTTGCAATACGAATGTAACTATGTTCAAAATCCACATCAACTCCGACTATCATCATTTAAAAGACCGTATTGAAAAGAAGTTGCAACGTTATGTTGAAGACATCATTTACCTTCAACCATTATTTAATGGAGATGATAATACCGTCTTTCACATAATGACACCGATTAAGACCGACGAAGATGTCAGATCGATGTTTCAATGTCATGTAACATTATCTCAATTACCCAGCATTGAGATATATGTTCGTCTAGTCGATAATCTTGAAGAGCAACCGAGTGACAATGTTGAGGAACAACCGTCTCACAACGAAAATCCCTGTTATCCAACGCAATCTGTACAATCACACGACTATGCAATAAGTCAAGCCATTAATGAAGAGCCGACTCAAAATAATGAACCTTTCATACCAAATGAAGAGGTGGGAGAGAATAGTGAGGATGATCTTGAGGAGGTTCGATTTGAAGATCTATTCGGTGTTAGCGATGACGATGGCAATGAGGACATATTCGACACACCGGTCGTTGCACTAAGAGCGCAACCAATTAGTTTGTACAACCCACCTGCGCACATGCAAAACATAAGTTTGGATGATGCTGAACCAATctccatttttggcagtttcaTACCAACTCACAACTTTGACGAAATAGAGGAGGGCATAGAGTATGAAGATAAGGAAGAGTGTCTTCGGGCGTTGCAACAATGGCATATAAAACGTAGTCTAGATTTTTCTGTGGTTAAATCTGACAGTGTACGTTTTGTCATCAAATGTAGAAATTCAACATGCAATTTCAAATGCAGGGTCTCTTTGCGCAAGGGCAACTCAAGGTGGAGAGTTGGTAAGTCTAGTGGGCCTCATACGTGCACAACCACTTCCATGTCACAAGACCATACAAAACTCAGTTCAGAAATGATTAGCAAGAGCATAATGGAGCTTGTAAATCGGGACGCTTCTCTTAAGGTGAAGGTTATCATTGCTCATGTTGTTGAGAAATACCGGTATATCATATCATACAAAAAGGCATGGATTGCAAAGTGTAAGGCGGTTGAGTCGCTCTATGGAAATTGGGAGACATCTTACAACGATCTTCCGCAGTGGATACTTGTAATGAAAACATATCTGCCAGGTACCATTATAGAATTACAAACCCTACCTGTGATTTCAAATGATGGTTCATACTTGGGTGACCAAAGGATATTTCATCGTCTGTTTTGGGCGTTTAGACCATGTATACGTGGCTTCGCGTATTGTAAACCAATTGTGCAGGTTGATGGAACTTGGTTGTATGGCAAGTACAGAGGGACTCTTCTGATGGCTGTGGCACAGGATGGGAACGGGAACATATTTTCGATAGCGTTCGCATTGGTTGAAAGTGAGACAAAGGAAGCCtggagtttctttcttaagaaTTTGAGAATGCATGTTACCCCCCAAGCAAATCTATGCCTAATATCAGACAGGCATGAATCAATAAAGAGTGCATACAACAACCCGGAAAATGGATGGCAGTTTCCTCCTTCATCACGCGTCTATTGCATCAGACATATCGCGCAAAACATCATGCGGGAGATTAAAGACAAGGATCTGCGGAAAATAGTTGTTAACATGGGTTATGCGTTAACAGAGGCAACGTTTAACTACTATCGGGGGGAAATCCGAAGAACAAACAACGACGCTTTATCATGGATAGACAACATCCCTCGCGAGAAGTGggcaagggcatttgacggagggCAACGCTGGGGTCACATGACAACTAACCTAGCAGAAGCAATGAATGCGGTGTTGAAAGAAACCCGGAACCTTCCAATCACTGCATTGGTCAAATCTACGCACTATCGTTTAGGATCACTATTTGGTAAAAGAGGCCATCAGTGGACAAAAATGTTAGCCTCTGGGCAGGTTTTCACTGATAACTGCAACAAGGGGATGGCTGAGGAAGTCATCAAAGCTAACACGCATAACGTCATGCAGTTCGACCGAGAGAGATTTTATTTCATGGTCCAAGAGAAGATTAATCATAACGACGGTCAACCAACCGGAACGTTCAGCGTTGATCTGAGGAAACAACACTGTGACTGTGGGAAATTTCAGGCATTTCACTTACCTTGCTCCCATGTAATCGCAGTATGTTCGAGCATACGTCAGGACTATTCCATTCACATTCCAGACGTCTTCAAAATTCGTAACGTCTTCAAGGTCTATCAGGAGAGTTTCCTAGGACTTCCCCATGAGGAGAATTGA
- the LOC127097173 gene encoding uncharacterized protein LOC127097173 isoform X1, translated as MFHLLLLPCRFQMDNYDDSVGVDLNNVHYADLSEDEYIGDENVNDVVSSGHQSSNDEDNVNNEDDEESVGAEWLNSQTIIGDRLVSINSITSDEISAMEFGNVSEAYEFYYRYEKCKGFSIRKSNVRQRGSEGSEIIVMRKFVYNKHELGEKKHFSRVDRKRDR; from the exons ATgtttcatcttcttcttctgccATG CCGATTTCAGATGGATAACTACGATGATTCTGTTGGTGTTGATTTGAACAATGTCCATTACGCTGATTTATCCGAAGATGAGTATATTggtgatgaaaatgttaatgATGTTGTATCTAGTGGACATCAAAGTTCAAATGATGAAGACAATGTTAATAATGAAGATGATGAGGAATCAGTTGGAGCAGAGTGGTTAAATAGCCAAACGATTATAGGTGATAGATTGGTGAGTATTAATTCCATTACTTCAGATGAAATTTCTGCTATGGAATTTGGAAATGTGAGTGAAGCTTATGAATTTTATTATAGGTATGAAAAATGTAAGGGTTTTTCCATTAGGAAAAGCAATGTTAGGCAAAGAGGGTCCGAAGGTAGTGAAATAATAGTAATGAGGAAGTTTGTATATAACAAACATGAATTAGGAGAAAAGAAGCACTTTTCTAGGGTAGATAGGAAAAGAGATCGCTGA
- the LOC127096199 gene encoding uncharacterized protein LOC127096199 — protein sequence MVAQSFTDFATNSANPYYLHPNENPTIVLVSSLLDDRNYHTWSRSMQIALISKNKDKFIDGTLPKSVVSDVLYASWIRCNTMVLAWIQRSISASIARSVLWIDTAAGVWKNLQVPFSHSDIFRISDIQEDLYKFRQGTLDVSNYFSHLKVLWDELETYRPIPSCSFAISCSCGASRSIRHYRDQDYVIRFLKGLNEKFTHSKSQIMMINPLPDIDKTFSLVIQQERETNHATFAVLPVVGNTEESIALNVSHDAQPNKSNSYRGKYQGAAGSRGQNRVCTHCGRNNHTIDTCFIKHGYPPGFKNKTKGNGFSSQ from the coding sequence ATGGTTGCACAGAGTTTTACGGATTTCGCTACCAACTCTGCTAATCCTTATTATCTGCATCCGAACGAGAATCCAACTATTGTTCTCGTTTCTTCACTGCTCGATGACAGAAATTACCACACCTGGTCTCGTTCAATGCAAATCGCGTTGATCTCCAAGAACAAAGACAAATTTATCGACGGTACTCTTCCCAAATCCGTTGTTTCAGACGTTCTTTATGCGTCGTGGATTCGTTGCAACACGATGGTTCTTGCGTGGATACAACGCTCAATCTCTGCATCAATTGCACGATCGGTTCTATGGATTGACACAGCTGCGGGTGTGTGGAAGAATCTGCAGGTTCCATTTTCTCATAGTGATATTTTCCGCATATCTGACATTCAAGAAGATCTTTACAAGTTCCGTCAAGGTACCTTAGATGTATCCAATTATTTTAGTCATTTGAAAGTTCTGTGGGATGAATTGGAAACTTATCGTCCAATTCCATCTTGTTCCTTTGCGATTTCATGTTCTTGTGGTGCTTCTAGATCGATTCGTCATTATAGGGATCAAGACTATGTGATTCGATTCCTTAAGGGTTTGAATGAGAAATTCACTCATTCCAAGAGCCAAATCATGATGATTAACCCGCTACCTGATATTGATAAGACTTTCTCTTTGGTGATTCAACAAGAAAGAGAAACGAATCATGCTACTTTTGCAGTTCTTCCTGTTGTTGGCAATACTGAAGAGAGTATAGCCTTGAATGTTTCTCATGATGCTCAGCCAAACAAATCCAATTCGTATAGAGGAAAATATCAGGGTGCAGCTGGTTCAAGAGGTCAAAATCGTGTCTGTACTCACTGTGGAAGAAATAACCATACCATTGATACTTGTTTCATCAAGCATGGGTATCCACCAGGCTTCAAGAACAAGACCAAAGGCAATGGATTCAGTTCTCAATAG